The genomic stretch TGATTTACGACTTGCTGAGCGGGCACCGCTTGCGTTGGGGGTATGCCTTCAGTGCGTTGCTGGCGGTACTGGGCGCGGCGGTGATCCACTACCACGGCGTCAGCGAGCATTTTTGGTGGGGATTGTTGCTGGTTCAGGCGGCAAATATCTGTTTTGCCTTGGGGCAAGTGGGGTATAAGCGGCTGATGGAAGTTTATCCGATGCCGCAGCACAGCGCCTTTTCCTGGTTCTATCTTGGTGCGGCGCTGGTGACACTGGTGGCCTGGGCGTTGTTTGGCAATGTGACCAAACTGCCCACCGCGCCGGTACAGTGGGAGGTATTGGTGTTTCTCGGCGTGGTGGTGTCGGGCCTGGGCTATTTTATGTGGAACTATGGTGCAACGCAGGTGGATGCCGGTACGTTGAGTATTATGAATAACTTTCACGTCCCGGCCGGGTTGCTGGTCAATTTCGCGTTCTGGCAGAAAACGCCGAACTGGACCAGCTTTGCTATCGGGTCAGCGATTATTGCGCTGGCCTTGTGGGTGCACCGGCGTTGGGTCGTGAAGCGTCCCGCACAAACGGCAGATGTTCACAAGCATGCTGG from Dickeya zeae NCPPB 2538 encodes the following:
- a CDS encoding carboxylate/amino acid/amine transporter gives rise to the protein MPLLIITTIIWSFSFSLIGEYLAGQVDSWFSAMFRLVLAALVFLPFLRWRGYSAKALGLYLLVGVFQLGVMYLFLFRSYLYLNVPTILLFSVMTPLYVTLIYDLLSGHRLRWGYAFSALLAVLGAAVIHYHGVSEHFWWGLLLVQAANICFALGQVGYKRLMEVYPMPQHSAFSWFYLGAALVTLVAWALFGNVTKLPTAPVQWEVLVFLGVVVSGLGYFMWNYGATQVDAGTLSIMNNFHVPAGLLVNFAFWQKTPNWTSFAIGSAIIALALWVHRRWVVKRPAQTADVHKHAGAQNE